One window of Elusimicrobiaceae bacterium genomic DNA carries:
- the mnmA gene encoding tRNA 2-thiouridine(34) synthase MnmA, translating to MTRKVAVGLDGGLKSALAVELLRRQGYEPVCVTMAVFDPEAAAAQTFHGGCFTCREREKLAAISALAGRLGATHSVIELKDEYRAHVLDYFRGEHLLGRAPGPCVECNRHVKFGVFMERALEAAGADLFATGHCARIGRDGKGGFTLCAGADVLRDQSYNLWRLAPEQFSTILFPVGELTAAQVRGLARECGLSDLAENAQEQSFVPQDECPGLYEPGDIAPGSVVDRRGRVVGRHKGIVCYSVGQRFGIVAQCGPEPVFVSEIEPDRNVLVVEGRQALLSDAFMADEVRWLLGWGIDSPSEFEVKIRVRHAPAPATVSPIAEGRVLVRFANPQLAVAPGQSAVFYRDGVVWGGGVIA from the coding sequence ATGACACGAAAAGTGGCTGTGGGATTGGACGGCGGATTGAAGTCTGCTCTTGCGGTCGAACTGCTTCGGCGGCAGGGCTATGAACCTGTTTGCGTCACGATGGCCGTGTTTGACCCGGAGGCCGCCGCCGCGCAGACTTTCCACGGCGGCTGTTTCACCTGCCGGGAGCGGGAGAAGCTGGCGGCAATCTCCGCATTGGCCGGCCGGCTGGGCGCAACCCATTCGGTTATAGAGTTGAAAGACGAATACCGCGCGCATGTGCTGGATTATTTCCGCGGCGAGCATCTGCTTGGCCGTGCGCCCGGCCCGTGCGTGGAATGCAACCGGCATGTGAAATTCGGCGTTTTTATGGAGCGCGCGCTGGAAGCCGCCGGCGCGGATCTGTTCGCCACGGGCCATTGCGCGCGGATCGGGCGCGACGGGAAGGGCGGTTTCACGCTTTGCGCGGGCGCGGACGTTCTGCGCGACCAGTCCTATAATCTGTGGCGGCTTGCGCCCGAACAATTCTCCACAATACTTTTCCCGGTCGGGGAGCTGACGGCGGCGCAGGTGCGCGGGCTGGCGCGGGAATGCGGGCTGTCCGATCTGGCTGAAAACGCTCAGGAGCAGAGTTTCGTGCCGCAGGACGAGTGCCCCGGCCTGTATGAGCCGGGCGATATTGCGCCCGGCAGCGTTGTGGACCGCCGGGGCCGCGTGGTGGGCCGGCACAAAGGCATTGTCTGTTATTCGGTTGGCCAGCGGTTCGGGATTGTAGCGCAATGCGGACCGGAACCGGTATTCGTAAGCGAGATAGAGCCGGACCGCAATGTGCTGGTGGTGGAGGGGCGGCAGGCGTTGCTGTCGGACGCGTTTATGGCGGACGAGGTGAGGTGGCTGCTTGGCTGGGGCATTGACTCGCCATCGGAATTTGAAGTGAAAATAAGGGTGCGGCATGCGCCGGCTCCGGCGACAGTTTCTCCCATTGCCGAGGGCAGGGTGCTGGTACGGTTTGCTAATCCGCAATTGGCGGTTGCGCCCGGTCAAAGCGCCGTGTTTTACAGGGATGGGGTTGTGTGGGGAGGAGGGGTTATCGCCTGA